One genomic window of Luteitalea pratensis includes the following:
- a CDS encoding fumarylacetoacetate hydrolase family protein — translation MLLYCTDIGLVLVTGGRSLRLADLTWDELLQDRAPLARLSAHAGTAQEVDGAIPQVLLAPIGSQDVWAAGVTYYRSRDARMDEARESGGSTFYDRVYEADRPELFFKSTAPRVVAPGGVVRVRRDSHWSVPEPELVLVINAAGAVVGYTIGNDMSARDIEGENPLYLPQAKVYDGSCSIGPAVLFTEDALPATTAIRLSIMRGGQLAFEGETTTGQIKRGFDELADWLCRESTFPVGCYLFTGTGIVPPDAFTLASGDEVAIAIDGIGTLTNTVG, via the coding sequence ATGCTGCTCTATTGCACCGACATTGGTCTCGTCCTCGTCACGGGAGGCCGTTCGCTGCGCCTCGCCGACCTCACGTGGGACGAACTCCTGCAGGATCGGGCGCCGCTCGCGCGACTGTCGGCGCATGCCGGCACGGCGCAGGAGGTGGACGGCGCCATACCGCAGGTGCTGCTGGCGCCCATCGGATCGCAGGACGTGTGGGCCGCCGGCGTGACGTACTACCGCAGCCGGGATGCGCGGATGGACGAAGCGCGGGAGAGCGGAGGCTCGACGTTCTACGACCGCGTGTACGAGGCCGATCGCCCCGAGCTGTTCTTCAAGTCCACCGCACCACGCGTCGTGGCGCCGGGCGGAGTCGTGCGCGTACGTCGGGACTCGCACTGGTCGGTCCCCGAACCGGAACTGGTACTGGTGATCAATGCGGCCGGTGCCGTGGTCGGATACACGATCGGCAACGACATGAGCGCGCGCGACATCGAGGGCGAGAACCCGCTGTACCTGCCGCAGGCAAAGGTCTACGACGGCAGTTGCTCGATCGGGCCGGCCGTGCTCTTCACGGAGGATGCCCTGCCGGCGACGACGGCGATTCGCCTGAGCATCATGCGTGGTGGCCAGCTCGCATTCGAGGGGGAGACGACCACCGGCCAGATCAAGCGAGGCTTCGACGAGCTCGCCGACTGGCTGTGTCGCGAGTCCACCTTTCCCGTCGGCTGCTATCTCTTCACGGGAACCGGGATCGTGCCGCCAGACGCCTTCACGCTCGCAAGCGGAGACGAGGTGGCGATCGCCATCGATGGCATTGGCACGCTAACCAACACGGTTGGGTAA
- a CDS encoding MBL fold metallo-hydrolase — protein sequence MRYTRLTAAHDSAYSRGSVHAYLLHGEVPTLVDAPTSDAAFLDELEAALNAAGDGPLAQVIVTHAHPDHIDGAVAVHARWPATVFRKRAPLPQEDGIDWQVIEKEPMLAAGDSELWVLHTPGHAPDHSCLFDVHGGTLIGGDLAINGSTVAIPADYGGSLREYLQSLRAVLELQPRVILPSHGDPILQPASLLRGYLSHRLAREQQVLECLAAGIDTADAIVDRLYAATADALKPAARQNVIAHLRKLAEDGRVESAGEAWRLRST from the coding sequence ATGCGATACACGCGCCTGACGGCCGCGCACGACTCGGCGTACTCGCGTGGCTCGGTGCATGCCTACCTGCTGCACGGCGAGGTGCCGACGCTGGTGGACGCGCCGACGTCCGACGCAGCGTTCCTTGACGAACTCGAGGCTGCGCTGAATGCGGCGGGTGACGGCCCCCTTGCGCAGGTCATCGTGACGCATGCCCATCCCGACCACATCGACGGTGCGGTCGCCGTGCATGCGCGGTGGCCGGCCACCGTGTTCCGCAAGCGTGCGCCGCTGCCGCAAGAGGACGGCATCGACTGGCAGGTGATCGAGAAGGAGCCGATGCTCGCTGCCGGCGATAGCGAGTTGTGGGTGCTCCACACGCCGGGGCATGCGCCGGACCACTCGTGCCTGTTCGACGTGCACGGCGGCACGTTGATCGGAGGCGACCTGGCGATCAACGGATCCACGGTTGCCATTCCAGCCGACTACGGCGGGAGCCTGCGAGAGTACCTGCAGTCGTTGCGGGCGGTGCTCGAACTGCAGCCGCGGGTGATCCTCCCGAGCCACGGCGATCCGATTCTGCAGCCGGCCTCTCTGCTCCGCGGTTACCTGTCCCACCGCCTGGCGCGGGAGCAACAGGTGCTCGAATGCCTGGCCGCCGGCATCGACACCGCCGACGCCATCGTCGACCGGCTGTATGCTGCCACCGCCGACGCGCTGAAGCCCGCCGCGCGGCAGAACGTGATCGCGCACCTCCGCAAGCTCGCCGAGGATGGTCGCGTCGAGTCCGCGGGCGAGGCCTGGCGCCTCCGGAGTACCTGA
- a CDS encoding VOC family protein gives MPDDIQPGHVGWVDLTVENATEVRDFYRAVVGWDYREVDMDGGYADFAMTNLEGRDVTGICHARGVNEGLPAQWLVYFIVMDLQFAVDEAVGRGGELLREPTDMGAGQFAVIRDPAGAVCALFQPAEPSATQP, from the coding sequence TTGCCAGACGACATTCAGCCCGGACACGTAGGGTGGGTCGACCTCACCGTCGAGAACGCCACCGAGGTACGCGACTTCTACCGGGCCGTCGTCGGCTGGGACTATCGCGAGGTAGACATGGACGGCGGCTACGCCGACTTCGCGATGACCAACCTCGAGGGTCGCGACGTCACGGGCATCTGCCACGCTCGCGGCGTCAACGAGGGACTGCCGGCGCAGTGGCTGGTCTACTTCATCGTGATGGACCTGCAGTTTGCGGTCGACGAGGCGGTCGGCCGCGGCGGCGAGCTGCTGCGCGAGCCGACCGACATGGGGGCCGGGCAGTTCGCGGTAATCCGGGATCCGGCAGGGGCGGTCTGTGCGCTTTTCCAGCCGGCAGAACCCAGCGCGACGCAGCCCTGA
- a CDS encoding acyl-CoA thioesterase — protein MSSHAFKFATTIRVRWGDCDAFGHVNNASYLSYFEEARIDYWKAVVPDVPFTGMAIVHASVDFRGQAYPGDVLTIRAAVTELRRTSFWAAYEVLRGDAVMATGRSAQVFFDYASQKPALIPDAFRDRIAAYEGIPLTNAERRTPNAEQTTSNDERTTPNANT, from the coding sequence GTGAGCAGCCACGCTTTCAAGTTCGCGACGACGATTCGCGTCCGCTGGGGTGATTGCGATGCCTTCGGGCACGTCAACAACGCCAGCTACCTCTCGTACTTCGAGGAAGCGCGCATCGATTACTGGAAGGCGGTCGTGCCCGACGTGCCGTTCACGGGCATGGCCATCGTGCACGCCAGCGTGGACTTCCGCGGACAGGCGTATCCGGGCGACGTGCTGACGATTCGCGCCGCCGTGACCGAGCTGCGCAGGACGAGCTTCTGGGCCGCCTACGAAGTGCTGCGTGGCGACGCGGTGATGGCGACGGGCCGATCCGCCCAGGTGTTCTTCGATTACGCGTCGCAGAAGCCGGCGCTGATCCCGGACGCGTTCCGAGACCGCATCGCCGCATACGAGGGGATTCCGCTGACGAACGCCGAACGTCGAACGCCGAACGCCGAACAGACCACGTCAAACGACGAACGCACAACGCCGAACGCCAACACGTAG
- a CDS encoding FAD-dependent thymidylate synthase yields MPYHAEVLLDSVNPTGQRLITFVLRFPRFVLSEFNTHRMFSRNASSSRAIPTTRLMQQLREDPVLPVEWGRNQSGMQAHEVLDADAARAAEAAWLGARDAALAHAEQLRTTGVHKQIVNRVLEPWMWASVIVSATTYDNFFTLRCHPDAQPEIKRLADLMRAAYEASTPEPRETGEWHLPFVGVDDGDLSIEERKQVSVARCARVSYLTHVGTRDIAADKVLHQRLLDAGHWSPFEHVAVAASGEARFNNFTGWQAYRHQMEQARVLVMSEVAPA; encoded by the coding sequence GTGCCCTATCACGCCGAGGTCCTGCTCGACAGCGTCAACCCCACCGGGCAGCGCCTCATCACGTTCGTGCTCCGGTTCCCGCGGTTCGTCCTGTCGGAGTTCAACACCCACCGGATGTTCTCGCGCAATGCGTCGAGTTCGCGGGCGATCCCGACGACGAGGCTGATGCAGCAATTGCGCGAGGATCCGGTCCTCCCCGTCGAATGGGGCCGCAATCAGTCCGGCATGCAGGCGCACGAGGTGCTTGATGCCGATGCCGCGCGAGCTGCGGAGGCGGCGTGGCTGGGCGCGCGCGACGCCGCCCTGGCGCACGCCGAACAGCTCCGCACGACCGGTGTACACAAGCAGATCGTCAATCGCGTCCTCGAGCCGTGGATGTGGGCGAGCGTGATCGTGTCGGCGACGACCTACGACAACTTCTTCACGCTTCGCTGTCACCCGGACGCCCAGCCGGAGATCAAGCGGCTGGCCGACCTGATGCGTGCCGCGTACGAGGCGTCCACGCCAGAGCCCCGCGAGACCGGTGAATGGCACCTGCCGTTCGTGGGCGTCGACGATGGCGATTTGTCGATCGAGGAGCGCAAGCAGGTGTCGGTGGCGCGGTGCGCGCGTGTGAGCTATCTCACGCATGTCGGTACCCGCGACATCGCCGCCGACAAGGTCCTGCACCAGCGTTTGCTCGACGCCGGCCATTGGTCGCCGTTTGAGCACGTCGCCGTGGCGGCGTCGGGCGAGGCGCGGTTCAACAACTTCACCGGCTGGCAGGCGTATCGTCACCAGATGGAGCAGGCCAGGGTCCTCGTCATGAGCGAAGTCGCACCCGCGTGA
- the def gene encoding peptide deformylase, translating to MSILKVARMGHPVLRSRARALDPSEVRAAVMQKFIDDMMDTMLEYEGIGLAAPQVHEGVRVFVAGIDDGQGKLRVIPFVNPVITPLSETKADDWEGCLSIPDIRGRVPRFTHVRIEALDRKGKPFQLELKDFPARVVQHETDHLDGVLFFDRMAKFDTLTYLDEYSRYHRSAKDDEEEDA from the coding sequence ATGTCCATTCTCAAAGTCGCCCGCATGGGCCACCCGGTGTTGCGCAGCCGCGCGCGTGCCCTCGATCCGTCAGAGGTGCGTGCGGCGGTGATGCAGAAGTTCATCGACGACATGATGGACACGATGCTCGAGTACGAGGGCATCGGCCTTGCCGCCCCGCAGGTACACGAGGGCGTCCGTGTCTTCGTGGCTGGCATCGACGATGGCCAGGGCAAGCTGAGGGTGATTCCGTTCGTCAACCCGGTGATCACGCCGCTGTCGGAGACCAAGGCGGACGACTGGGAAGGTTGCCTGAGCATTCCCGACATCCGCGGCCGCGTGCCTCGTTTCACGCACGTCCGCATCGAGGCGCTCGACCGCAAGGGCAAGCCGTTCCAACTCGAACTCAAGGATTTCCCGGCGCGCGTCGTCCAGCACGAGACCGACCACCTGGACGGGGTGCTGTTCTTCGACCGGATGGCGAAGTTCGATACGCTCACCTACCTCGACGAGTACTCGCGCTACCACCGCAGTGCCAAGGACGACGAAGAGGAGGACGCGTAA
- a CDS encoding class I fructose-bisphosphate aldolase, giving the protein MTATSMPTSEIHALLGAEAEALLTYEAKGFSKDTLHLPGPDYIDRVFAHSDRSPSVLRNYAHILGSGRLAGTGYLSIFPVDQGVEHSAGSSFAINPVYFDPENIVRLAYEGGCNCVTSTLGVLGSVARKWAHKIPFMVKLNHNEFLSYPNRYDQVMFASVEQAFEMGAIAVGATVYFGSEESTRQIQEVSAAFARAHELGMLTVLWCYTRNPAFKTKDVDYHVSADLSGQANHLGVTIGADIIKQKMPENNGGYTALKFGKTHPLVYSDLIPGDHPIEMTRYQLANCYMGRIGLINSGGASTSNDFAESVRTAVVNKRAGGMGLILGRRAFQRPFADGVKLLNALQDVYLDKSITIA; this is encoded by the coding sequence ATGACCGCCACCTCCATGCCCACGTCCGAGATCCACGCGCTGCTTGGCGCCGAAGCCGAAGCCCTCCTCACCTATGAGGCGAAGGGCTTCTCGAAGGACACGCTGCACCTGCCGGGTCCCGATTACATCGACCGGGTCTTCGCGCACAGTGATCGCTCGCCGAGTGTCCTGCGTAACTACGCGCACATCCTCGGGTCGGGCCGCCTGGCTGGCACCGGCTATCTGTCGATCTTCCCGGTGGACCAGGGCGTCGAGCACTCGGCCGGGTCGAGCTTCGCGATCAACCCCGTCTACTTCGACCCCGAGAACATCGTCAGGCTCGCCTACGAAGGCGGTTGCAACTGCGTGACGTCGACGCTTGGCGTGCTCGGATCGGTGGCGCGCAAGTGGGCGCACAAGATCCCGTTCATGGTGAAGTTGAACCACAACGAGTTCCTGAGCTACCCCAATCGTTACGACCAGGTGATGTTCGCGTCGGTCGAGCAGGCCTTCGAGATGGGCGCGATCGCCGTCGGCGCTACCGTCTACTTCGGTTCGGAGGAATCGACGCGGCAGATCCAGGAAGTGAGCGCCGCATTCGCGCGCGCCCACGAACTCGGGATGCTGACGGTGCTCTGGTGCTACACGCGCAACCCCGCGTTCAAGACCAAGGACGTCGACTACCACGTCTCGGCCGACCTCTCGGGCCAGGCCAACCACCTCGGCGTGACGATCGGGGCCGACATCATCAAGCAGAAGATGCCGGAGAACAACGGCGGCTATACGGCGCTCAAGTTCGGCAAGACGCACCCTCTGGTGTACAGCGACCTCATCCCGGGCGACCACCCGATCGAGATGACGCGCTACCAGCTCGCGAACTGCTACATGGGCCGCATCGGCCTGATCAACTCAGGGGGAGCGAGCACGTCCAACGACTTCGCAGAGTCGGTCCGTACGGCGGTGGTCAACAAGCGCGCCGGCGGCATGGGCCTGATCCTCGGGCGTCGCGCCTTCCAGCGGCCGTTTGCCGACGGCGTCAAGTTGCTCAACGCGCTCCAGGACGTCTACCTGGACAAATCGATCACGATTGCGTAA